The Euphorbia lathyris chromosome 8, ddEupLath1.1, whole genome shotgun sequence genome has a window encoding:
- the LOC136202951 gene encoding uncharacterized protein — protein MLTYQPINMPVFLIGGFQRSTRTLKLGSLITKILKDYQVSLVEEIEVWGTEITAAALFCLVYDQPIVPKKGKGDAAKETHGMLTREGKKEKQARADRKRKAIQTSSKDIDAAPKKIRFVSKGKKAEAEQGQYGPKSAENLKRQVEPEEEAKEDTPETPLRKKSKKSSELNPINAAPIASVISEDSHFMRSQGIDLEKSPADQEEELGNFGGQFHTEETVDVEQVEEQTEPTAKVYADLGLNSSFESLDSIPTDPSPPKAKKFKRLKKKAHKSPVIDLLDDSPLRDPITELTDLQFKFFSKNTEPSLTKLKKMQSSVSQPKEHADSTATQGQVHTEQVLEVLVAQHTEIAKEKPAQVSSETLQPPQTSQLQPDSEQLNDSTNQPLPHPQE, from the coding sequence atgctgacctaccagccgatcaacatgccagtttttCTCATCGGTGGTTTTCAACGAAGTACTAGAACCCTTAAGTTAGGCTCACttatcaccaaaatcctcaaaGACTACCAGGTgagcttggttgaggaaattgAAGTCTGGGGGACTGAGATTACTGCAGCTGCATTGTTCTGCTTGGTCTACGACCAACCCATTGTacccaagaaaggtaaggggGACGCAGCTAAGGAAACACATGGCATGTTGACCAGAGAGggaaagaaagaaaagcaaGCTCGTGCtgacagaaagaggaaagccattcaaacctcttccaaagacattGATGCTGCCCCAAAAAAGATTCGGTTTGTGTCCAAAGGCAAGaaagctgaagctgagcaaggtCAGTATGGAcccaagtcagcagaaaacctcaaaaggcaagttgagcctgaggaagaagcaAAAGAGGATACTCCAGAAACACCTCTGAGGAAGAAGAGCAAGAAATCCTCTGAGTTGAACCCTATCAACGCAGCCCCTATTGCCTCGGTgatctctgaagactcacattTTATGAGAAGTCAAGGCATTGATCTAGAGAAATCACCTGCTGACCAAGAGGAAGAGTTAGGTAATTTTGGAGGTCAGTTTCACACTGAGGAGACCGTGGATgttgagcaggttgaagaacaaACTGAGCCAACGGCGAAAGTCTATGCTGACCTAGGGTTAAATTCATCctttgagtcccttgactccaTTCCtactgacccttctcctccaaaggctaagaaattCAAACGCctcaagaaaaaggctcatAAATCTCCAGTTATTGACCTTCTAGATGATTCACCTCTGCGGGATCCTATTACTGAGCTCACTGACCTTcaattcaaattcttctccaaGAACACTGAGCCTTCTCTAACGAAATTGAAGAAAATGCAATCCTCTGTTTCTCaacctaaggaacatgccgactcaactGCTACTCAAGGTCAAGTTcataccgagcaagtgctcgaagttcttGTTGCTCAACATACTGAGATAGCAAAGGAAAAACCTGCTCAGGTCAGTTCTGAAACTCTTCAACCTCCTCAaactagtcagcttcagcctgactctgagcagtTAAATGACTCTACCAATCAACCTCTTCCACATCCTCAAGAGTAG